GCTGCGGACCATCGACAAGGCCGTGTCGAACTTCTCCAGCACCCGGATTTCGAGCATCCGATTGCGCTTGATGCGGCGATAGACCTCTTCCATCGGGCCGTGCATCAGAAGCTGGCCGCGCTCGATGATGCCGATCGACGTGCAGCAGTCGGCCAATTCCGTCAGGATGTGGCTCGATATCAAGATGGTCTTGCCCATCCGCCGCAGCTCTTTGAGCAACGCCTTGACCTCCAGCCGGGCACGCGGGTCGAGGCCGCTGGACGGCTCGTCGAGGATCAAGACCGGCGGATCGTGGACCAGCGTCTTGGCCAGGCAGAGCCGCTGCTTCATACCGCGCGACAGGCCGTTGACGTAGTCGTCTCGCTTGTGCGTCAGGTCGAGCAGCTCCAGCACGTCGCCGATCACCTGCTTCCGCTTGCCGCGCGGAATCTGATAGGCCACTGCGAAAAAGTCGAGAAACTCCCAGACCTTCATGCCGTCGTAGACGCCGAAGTTGTCGGGCATATAACCCACGCTGCGGCGCACGTCGAGCGGCCGGCGCGTGACACTGTGGCCGTTGACGATCCCTTCGCCGTGCGTGGCCTTGAGCAGCGTGGCCAGGAAGCGGATGGTGGTGCTCTTCCCCGCGCCGTTGGGGCCGATAAAGCCGAACATCTCGCCCGCCTCGATCTTCAAATTCAGGTGATCGACGGCGGTGAAATCGCCGTAGTTTTTTCCGAAGTCGATGAGTTCAATCATTTTCCCAGCCAACCTTTGGCGAACACGTAGCCCGCTCACTCCGTGAGCGGAACGGCCCTTCAATGGAACCCGTCCTCCGCTCGTAAAGCGTTTCACGCCTGCCAC
This is a stretch of genomic DNA from Pirellulales bacterium. It encodes these proteins:
- a CDS encoding ABC transporter ATP-binding protein, which codes for MIELIDFGKNYGDFTAVDHLNLKIEAGEMFGFIGPNGAGKSTTIRFLATLLKATHGEGIVNGHSVTRRPLDVRRSVGYMPDNFGVYDGMKVWEFLDFFAVAYQIPRGKRKQVIGDVLELLDLTHKRDDYVNGLSRGMKQRLCLAKTLVHDPPVLILDEPSSGLDPRARLEVKALLKELRRMGKTILISSHILTELADCCTSIGIIERGQLLMHGPMEEVYRRIKRNRMLEIRVLEKFDTALSMVRSLPETLDVQVDNHKITAELAAEDHQVAGLLERLIASGVRMHSFAEKDPTLEDVFMLVTKGLVI